TATTGACCTATCTTATATAAAAACTTGACCGAAAAAAGTTATCTAAACTGCATGTGAACCACAAGAGCTTCTCGAAGGATGAAATCTAATCAAAATTTTCCTTCATGAAATGTTAATTTTCTATAAATAGCCAATGTTATAGAATAGGGGCAACAGGTAAAATACTTTGTGGTGTAACTCCTTGTCATTTAGTGATGTAATTTTATATTCTGCAAATATAGTCCAGCCATTTGACTGTCAAGTGTCCGcttggggaaggggagggagggggaggggttggaatGTACACCATCCCTCTTTTTTAACCCAACACCATAACTAAAAGTAGCTATTAACACAACCTTGCCAGTTAGTCCTAATTTATAACctaaacatgttttgttttttcgaGGATGGTATTTATGGGCACAACATTGCGTTAAGACGTAAGTTACAGTCTAAATATGTCTCAGAACAGCAGAATATACCATCTAACGCATAAATGCCTTACTTGGAAACCCGATACTCCTAATATGGGAATCGGCATtacatattataaaatattcccAATTCTAACTATAAAATGTCGATTATAACCCGTATATTTCCCTTGTGCATTTATAGAGTAATTAACCATTGAGTCTGATATGAAAACTTGGTTAACAATTTCAACTCAAAAGTGCATCATGAACAGGTGTTTCTCGCTTTCAATTGTCAAAAATATGGTTTGTTTTTCAAGATTCTAATGTCCGTATCGTGATcctcttcatgaatattcatatctgttatttctttaattttatgCAGATTACCATCATTTGCCAAGATTGGGGATCTGGTCTGGGTTTAAACTGGCTCTATCAGAATCAGGATAAAGTTGAAGCATTGGTCTATTTTGAAGCCATTATTGGGGTTCATAAAAGCCTAGATGATTTCCCAGTTCTAGCTAGGAGCGCCTTTCAGGGTCTTCGCTCCGATGCTGGGGAAGAAATGGTGTTAAAGAATAACATGTTTGTTGAACAACTACTCCCGATGGGCGTGGCGCGTAAATTGGACCCGATTGAAATGGAGGCGTACCGAGAACCATACAAGAAGGAAGGTGAGTCTCGACGCCCTACCCTCACTTGGCCACGTGAGATACCATTTAGAGACACCGGTCCAAAGAATGTTGTGGATATCGTGGATACGTACGCTAAATGGTTGTCTCAATCAAAGGATTTGCCAAAGTTATTCGTAGACAGTGAACCAGGTTTCTTCAGTGCCGAATTGCGGAAAATCAACAAGGATTGGCCGAATCAGAAATCTATGACAGTTAAAGGGATACATTTCCTTCAAGAGGATGCACCAGTAGAAATCGGTGATGCTGTTAAAGAGCTCATGGCCTCTATCTCCAATTAAGAAGAAATCAACGTGTTTCCGCCATTTTGATATTACTGAACTTTAATCAGCATTCATTAAATGTATGACCTGTTCGAAATTAAACCAAGAGTACTGCTATGACGTCATCTCCGCGCGATACCTTCAAACAGGGCCCGAGTTGTAACAGGATAGCAAGCTTAATCGGGACACACATCTATTTAAACGAATGTTTAATTTCGAAGGCAACGGTTGTCGACACACACAGCGTACACAAAAGTATTACAATGCGAGAATTTGACAATCTCAGTTTCGTAATATCATATTCAGAGTTCTTAactttttaatatattgattCTTGACGATGATATCATACTTTTGCTAGATGTAATTACTCCACTTCTTCATTAATAGATAACATTAAGAGATCTGTGATATTTATCGTACCTTTAAATTCCCGAACAACTTTACTCTGAAGTTGCAAAAAAACGCCAATTCGCTAAAAAACCAACATAAGACATATTTTAGCATATGTAAAATGCGTAAGCTTTTAATGTCTTTGTTAATGTGCTCTGAATCGCAATTGGAAGTTATAAATGTCTCAAAAAGTGGTTGAAATAcctatttttatgtttatttctgTTGGCAACGTATACTTATGATTCGGCAACTTAGCTGAAAAAACTCAAAAGACACAAACAGACACCGTGACGACTAAACATTACTGTGCAAATTATGGACATAGCACAGTGAACCTAAAGTGCCAGTTTCATTTTAGTTATTTTAAGCTCAAATTCTATGAATTCAAGTTCGTGTCGGGAGGGAAACAATTATGAGTAGATGCTAAAATCATACTTTTTTGTAAAGTAGAACAGAGCTTGTGATAAACGTCATGTATGCGTAACATCCGTCACTTTATGTGCACTTACATCGTGGGAGTTTGGACATGATCTACCACTATGATCGGATTTATATAGACCAATAACTTTATAGACAATTTCAAGTCAAAGAGATAAATATAGGtctggcgggggggggggggggcttctggCTTGTTTAGATTTACAGGTTGCCGGCGGTTAATAAAGACGAATGGTGTTCTGCACACAAACGAGTCATTGATCTATATGGCGGAATGAACTGCTATGACTTCGATCCAGTCTTACACGATAAAAATCACTCCAGAACAGTCCGGTTATATTTCCATGAAATCCCGAAATAGATCTACATCTTTCTGAAGAGACTATCATTTTCAGAAAATCGCATCATTAGTTCACAGCAAGGCGATTTGTACCGTTCTCTGAGAAGGGATAGACTTTCTTATTTTCGTCTCTTACCCATACGTAATTGAAACCGTTTTTTGGACGTTAACAATGAAACGCCCAAACAAAGGCGGTGGGCCCTAGTACGTATCAGTGTCGGGTTTGATGATTCTGATTCTGACAATGGCTATGGTTATGACTAGGACTACCGGTATATCATGACTATGACCACGACCACGGCCACGACCACGACTATGAGTATGACTATGATTATGACTGAAAATATACCAAAACAATCACTCTCTTAGGTCATTTTAggtattctgttttttttttcacgacaatggttaacctttcgagAGGATATACTATAATTGTGGTATATCTGGCCACCATATTGCAATTCCTTTACAAATCAAAACTTTACTACTTCATCGGAGAAATTAGCCATGTGCAATTTGTTATTTCACGCTTCGAAAAGCAACTGGAGGGATTAACCGAAAGCTGCGGCTGGCTGTTTCAATGTTTAATTAGGGGTTTTGATTCTCTGGAAAGAGTAAAATCTCTAATTATGTGTGTACAaatacagtggcggagctaggggtattggtcagagggggcgagaattgtctataggggcgcttttgacactatctaagcggagcgccaccacaggttggcgcggagcgtacagaatttttttgagtaaagatactccctagatcgccgaaaatgaccctttccgggccttgctagtttgcagataaacgaagaataaatagccgttagagcattttgtcagaaaattacagcaagaaaatgtgacaaatgtcaatatttttatgaggagcgcaataaaaaagtcaataatcgcgaataagtaaaaagtcgtaaaaagctgaaaagggcgccagcaatacatttgagtccgtcggggggcattcgcccccccccccctgactatatggacgctccgccactgtacaaatattgaaaatctGAACATGGAGTTATAGCTGCTGTTGAATcaataaaaatcaataaatatataattataaataaaattcacataaactttatataaaataaaactttttgTTTACTATTGAGAACAAATAGCTTTAGTCCCAAATTTTGgaagtttttaaaattatttttattctttattatataaaatagacACAAAACGTTGTTTGCATTATATTCTGTACTAGAATCTCTCCTTTATGCCAGATTGGGTGAAACATGAAGAAAGTTTGAGGCTTGATTTACACACTTGCCAATGTAATTGAATTGCTCTGctgttccaccccccccccccccgggctcTGCCCGGCCCTTCTCTTCCGCCCCCA
Above is a genomic segment from Apostichopus japonicus isolate 1M-3 chromosome 5, ASM3797524v1, whole genome shotgun sequence containing:
- the LOC139968125 gene encoding coelenterazine h 2-monooxygenase-like; amino-acid sequence: MSSSLPIITADQWWSTHKRVKILDGEMSYYDSDPTQEKSSRTAVFLHGNPTSSYLWRHIIPRVEGFARCLAPDLIGMGRSSKIPDLMYTYDDQYKYLSKWFESLNLKNKITIICQDWGSGLGLNWLYQNQDKVEALVYFEAIIGVHKSLDDFPVLARSAFQGLRSDAGEEMVLKNNMFVEQLLPMGVARKLDPIEMEAYREPYKKEGESRRPTLTWPREIPFRDTGPKNVVDIVDTYAKWLSQSKDLPKLFVDSEPGFFSAELRKINKDWPNQKSMTVKGIHFLQEDAPVEIGDAVKELMASISN